Genomic window (Candidatus Saccharibacteria bacterium oral taxon 488):
AATAAGGTGACTACTGCCAAAAATACTATCATGTACGCGGTGATTGGTCTGGTGGTGGCGATCTTTGCTTATGCTATCGTTAACTTCGTACTGGTTACTTCCACTGGCGTTGGCTCGTAGGGATCGTTAGGTCTTTATAAACCCCCGGCGCTTCCGGGGGTTTAGTTTTTATTGCGGTTTTAACAATTAAACGCTAGTTCGTCTTTTGAATTAGAGAACCTGGATTTTCTTGGCACGTTCTTGTTTAATTTTCTCAAAAGTGATGGTGAGTACGCCGTCTTTGAGTTCGGCCTTGACGCCTTCTTCGTTGACCGCGACGGGTAGCGCCAGGGTGCGGCTAAATTCGCCCCAGTAGCATTCTTGGATGTGCCAGTTCTTGACGTCGGTCTCGTCGCCACTTGATAGGGTGCCGCTGATCGTGAGAATGCCGTCGGAGATACTAACGTCTAGGTCGTTACGATCAACACCAGCCGTTCGGGCTTTGATAATAAGTTCGGTTTCTGACTCAAATACATCGACCGCCAGCTGCCCCATCAGATCATCGGCCTCATCCTCCCAGTCATCCTCGGGAGTGGGCGCTGCGGTAGCCGGTGCTGCTGCGGGTGCGGCTGGTTGCGGCGCGTCATTAGCCAGATCATCATTCAAGAAAGCTGCAGTTAGCTCATCCTCAATTAACAAATCGTCATTTTTGCGTGCCATGTTTCCTCCGCCTTTATAGGCTGATTGACAATATCATCTATTAGTATAACGGTTATGTGCGCTATAATCAAGAGTGAAAGGCGAAAAAGCGAAAAATGCCTATTGATACGCTATTATCATATATCGCGCCGCATTATTGTTATGGTTGTGGTGCGACTGGCTCGCTTTTGTGTCGGTCGTGTCTTGAGGCGATGAAGCGGCATCATTGTCAGGTCTGCGTTATTTGTGGACAGCCGTGCGCCGGTGGCAACGTGTGTCGGCGACATGCCCTGCCCTACGAGGCGCTAGACTGTGTGCTGTGGCGGCGAGGTGCGGTGGCGCGGCTGATTGATGATTATAAGTTTCACCGCGTACGTGCCGCCAGTAGGGTGTTGGCTAGGATCCTAGACGAACTGCTCCCAGAATACGAGGTCTCGACGGTGGTTGTACCGGTGCCGACGGCCTCTGCCAATATTCGTAAGCGCGGTTATGATCATATGTTGCTGGTTGCTCGGCAATTTGCCCGGCGGCGGGGACTGAGGGTCGAGCGACCCTTGGTCAGACAGACGAATGTGACGCAGCATTATGCTCGCTCGGCGGCTGAGCGTCGAAAGCAGGCGCAGCAGTTTTTCCGGGCGCGTGGCGCTCGGGCAGATGTTCCCTATCTGATCTTGGATGATATTTTCACCACTGGCTCAACGATTGCAGCGGCAGCCCAAACGCTACAAGTGGCTGGTGCGCGGGACATTCGCGTGGGGATTATCGCTCGCCATGGGAATGATAAAAAGGCTGCTGCAAAGACGCCGCCAAACCCTAGTCGTGATGATACGAACTGCCGCGAGCGATCTCTTGGGCGCGGTACAGCTGCTCGGCGAGAATGAGCCGTACCAGCTGGTGCGGAAATACCAGGCGTGATAGCGACCAAACGATGTCGGCTCGCCGGTGAAGCGTCTCGGTGACGCCATAGGCCCCGCCAATGATGATAACGATGTGCTGATCGGTATGATCGAGAATGAGCTGCGATAGTTCTGGCGAGCTCAGGTTGCGACCGCGCTCGTCGAGGAGGATGATGAAATCGTGCGGCCTGAGGCGAGATATCAGGCGCTCTGACTCGTCCTGGCGCGCCCTGTCGCCGATTTGGCCGGAATGTGGGATGATGATCATTTCTGCGGCGAATGGCGCTCTGAGGCGCTCTAAAAAGCGCGTGATGCCTGGCTCTACCCAGGGCTCGTGCCGCTTGCCAATGGTGAGGATGGTAATTTTCATGTGCGGGCTTTCGGTGGAGCGTTATTATCATGCAGGATGGCTTCGGCGGTTGCCTTGGCGATTTGGTGGTGGACATGGGCGGTCGGATGGCCCACGTCATCACCTCCAGTTACCACACCAAGGCCGAATGTAGCGCAAGCATCGACGTCCTTTGGCGGCTCGACCAGGGTGATGCGCGGTTCGTGCATGCTGGCCACAACGTCGCGGATAGCTTGATTGACCGTCTCGATAAAGCTGGCGACAAAGTGATCAGTGTCGTTATTGATAATCGTTGGACAGATGTCGCGTGGCTGGATGGGCGTGGTATAGAGGTTGATGTATAGCTGGGCGTTGGGGGCATGTTCAAGGATAGAGCGGTAGGCTTGCTCGAGCGACTGACGATATTCGTCTGAGTACAGTCGGCGAAAAACGTCGATATACATCTCGCTGCGCGTACCACATCGTCCGTGCAAACAGGCGTCGAACACTACGTTGAGGTCAACCATGTTGGTGCCAAGCGTCAGCGTGACAATATCAGTTTCGGGGCTAAGGGCGTTGATTTGCGGTGGCTGGTCGTCAAACTGCTGGTTAGAGATATGCTCTGGCCCGGCGCCACGGCAGGCCACGAGGGTAATGTTACCCGGGGGAATGCCAAACGCTTCGAGTTGCCGCGCGTAAGCTTCGGGTGAGCGCCGGCACTCCTTTGTTGTGTCGTCGTAATTTCCCAGCCCTGCCCCGCTGGCGACTGAATCGCCCATGCCGACGACGTAGGTGTGCTTTGCTTGCTCGGGCGAGATGTTTGGGTGGCTGGACGCTGATAGCGCTAATGAAGCGAGGGCCGCTATCGTAGCGACCCCCCGTTTGGCTAATGTTTCTAATCTTTCTTTCATGATGTCGTGTCTGGCGGAAGGGGAGGGATTCGAACCCTCGGTACGTGTTAGCGCACGCCGGTTTTCAAGACCGGTACCTTCAACCACTCGGTCACCCTTCCAATTATTATCGTGATTGGATTCTGGCGGAGAGAGAGGGATTCGAACCCTCGATGGGTTGCCCCATACCGCTTTTCGAGAGCGGCCAGTTCAACCACTCCTGCACCTCTCCAAATAAAAATGGTACACCCGGCACGATTCGAACGTACGACCTTTGGCTCCGCAAGCCAACGCTCTATCCAGCTGAGCTACGGGTGCATACAGCCTTTCGGAAATCCGATTGGCTATAACAAAAATATAAAGAACTTTCAATGCCAGTGGCAATGAACTTTTGTATTCTAGCACACCTGTTAACTCGGGGCAAGCTATAGCCTGATGATCCGAATGAGCTTCTCCAGCGCATCCGGTGCGATTTCCTGCATCGGTAGCCGCGCCCCCAGCATGTCGACGATGGTCTCGCCCTCGGCCTCAGAAAAATAGATGGTCAGTGCCGGTGAGAACCGCTTGACCGGCAGTAAAATTGCCGAGTGCTGATCGCCGTCTTGCCCTAGCCCAAAGGCCCGAAACTCACTGAAATCATACAAACGGTCAGCGACGTAGACACCTTTGGGGCTGATGGCGTAATTGACCATCACTGATGGCTTGGATCGAAGTAGTACGAGCGCCACCGCCATAATCGGCAGCAAAATCGCGAACGTCCAACTATCAAAAACAAAAATTGCCAGCGCCATCAGGGCAAGCACCACGAAACTAACAGCGACATACCAGCCGGTCGTGCGGTGAGCCTGTACGCCCTCGGGGGCCTGCCAAGCGATGGGCTGCGATAAGTCAGTCATCGGCTGGGCTGCGTCTTGCTGGGTGTTTTCAGTGTCGGTTGCGTGTGGCTGCTCTTCCATATGTCTAGTATACCACGAGCGGTATGATCTGCTATACGTCGGTAGAATTACCGCCAAGACCAATTACTGTATTGAGGACAAATTGAATGATGGCGTAAGCAAATAGGGCGACGAGTAGACCAATGACGGCATAGAGAATGGTGTTCTTTGCCGAGGTGACGGCGTCTTTGTTGCCGCTAGAGACAACGTAGCGAAAACCACCAAAAATCAGCATTACTACAGCGAGGATGCCGATGAAATAGAGCATGATGTTGATAATTTTTTTCACCAACGAGCTGTCACCGTTAGTTAAGTTGGTTGGCACGCCGTCGCCACGCGCATCATTGATGCCACGAGTAACACCGCCCTCGCCGAGCGCGAACGCTGGAGTGCTCAAAACTACCGTGCCGACACCGATGGTCAACATGATACTAACGATACTTGCGAAAAACCTCTTCATGCGCGTTATTATCCTCTTTCTTGGGTTTATTGTCAAGTTTTGCGGCCCGCCTGCCAGCCGCAGGGCTAGCCAGGCCACTACTTCTATGATACACTATTTTTGGCTCATGGAGGAGTACCCAAGTGGCTGAAGGGGACGGTTTGCTAAATCGTTAGTACGGGGAGACCTGTAGCGGGAGTTCGAATCTCCCCTCCTCCGCCAGAGTTACGTTAGCGAGGTCTCGGTTTATCCGGGACTTATTTTATTGTTTTGTTGGCATGCGGAGTGGGTATCGGATAGAATTTTGGGCCGACGGCACCATCTAAATCAGGAAATATTATTGACAAATTAAAAACCTTATGCTATTATCCTAACATTGCTATGGTTAGGTCCATAGAGATAAACATAAAAAGAATATGAAATATTTATCACACATTCTCACTACTGCCACCATGGCACTCGGCCTATCGACCAGCCTCGGCGTGTTTTTGCATGACACGAATGTTGACAAAGCAGTTATTTCTGCGTGGCGGGTTATGAAAGATGCATATCAGGTCGATGACGACCACCACGCTAAGCCGCATTCCTCACCGCATACTCACTCTGACCATCATGACTTTTCGGGGGCGCTAAAAGACGGGCAAACCCACCCGCGGACGACACCGCGCAGCGCTGACCGCAAGCATCTGCACACCAAGCTCGTCAGTCGCGGTGGCGATGGTGACATTGACGGGCATCGACTGATGGTCGATCCAGTTAGCGTGAGCTGATAACGTCGAGTTCGCTGATAAAGCGCTGGATGAGCTTTTCCTGCTCGGCTAGCTGCTGGCGAGTTTCCTCAACGAGATGGGCTGGTGCCTTTTCGATGTAGGTTGGGTTATCCAGTCGTGCTTGGAGGTTAGCCAGGGTTCGCCGCGCCTCGCTTAGCCGTACTTCCAGATCGGTCTGGTGCTGATAGAGCGTCTTCTCGTCAATATCCAGCCACGCTTCCCTGTTTGCTGCCGCTAACCTAAGGCCCCGTGGCTGGTCGGTGTGTGCAATTGACTCCAGGCGCATGAGGTGTTTGATGGTGTCTTGATTATCGGCGATGAGGCCGTCATTACCGTATAACAAGCGGTATTTTTTATTACCCGGCAACTCAGCGATCACCCAGCGGCCTTCAGCGACCAGTGTTTTCAGCTGTTCAAACTGCTCGGCAGCGATAGGGTCGAATTTTTCTGGGGTTGGCCAGTGGTCACGCATCAAGATACCGTCGGTATAATTAAGCGTCTGCCAAATTGTCTCGGTGACGAATGGCGCGAATGGATGGGCGATTTTCAGACTGGTTGCCAGCGCCCATGATAATAGCGGGCGGTTGATAGCGGTTTTTGACGATTCGATGTACCAATCAGCTAAGTCGTCCCAAATAGCGTGATAGACCGTGTCCGCAGCTTCAGAAAAGCGGTATTGCTCCAAGCGGACAGCAACGTTATTGGCGGCGTCGTTCAGCTGGCGGATAATCCAGTGGTCGGCCGGCGTTTGCGGCTCCAGGTCAACGATTTGATGTTCATCGCCGATTTGCGCCTCGACGAAACGAGCGATATTCCACAGCTTATTACAGAAATTGCGAGCAGCGATGACCGCGCCCTTGTTAAATGCCTGGTGCTGTGCCGGCGCGCGGCCAGCAATGATGCCCATGCGAGTGGCGTCCGAGCCAAATTCTGACACTAGCTCCATTGGATTGATGACATTGCCTTTGGATTTGGACATTTTTTGATTATGTTCGTCGTTGACCATACCGTGCAAATAGACGTCCTTGAACGGTAGTTTACCAGTGCGGTACAGGCTGAGCATAATCATCCGCGCTACCCATGCCCGCATAATGTCCATGCCGGTTTCCATCAGGCTGGTTGGGAAGTATTTGGCTAGTTCCCCGCCGTTTAGGTAATCGGTAACGATGTATGGCCACTGTCCAGATGAGAACCAAGTATCAAAGGTGTCCTCTTCCCTGATATATGTTGTGCCATTTACAACTATCTTTCGTTCGTCAGTGCGGATGTTAAATATCCAGTCGCGCGGGTCGCTTTCATTGACGAATGCGGGAATCGGGATACCCCATGGGATTTGCCGGGAGATATTCCAGTCTTTCAGTTGTTTAAGATAAGCGATGAGTTCTTTGCGTTTGGCGGCTGGATAAAAGGTAATCTCTTCCCTCTCTAAGGCTTCAATGGCTGGCTGAGCCAACGGCTGCATTTTAATAAACCACTGCTCCTTAACCATCGGCTCAATGACGCTGCCGCACTTGTAACAATGTCCGACGGCATGTTCAATGTCTGTTTCGCCGCGGCGCAGCTCCAAAGATTCCAGAGCTGCTAATACACGAGTGCGGGCTTCTGCTGGCGTCAGGCCTAAGAATTGCGGCGGTACGTTGACCATTGTACCCTCTTGGCTGATGATTTGTTTGAGCGGCAAGTTGTGGCGCTGGGCCATCTCGAAGTCGTTCGGGTCGTGCGCCGGTGTAATTTTCACCGCGCCAGTACCGTAATTCATATCGACGTACTCGTCGGCGATAATCGGGATTTCCTCGTCGGTGATTGGCAATAAAATTCGTGTGCCGATGAGATGTTTGTAACGTTCATCGTCCGGATGGACGGCTACTGCTACGTCGCCTAGCATGGTCTCCGGCCGCGTGGTGGCGACTACGATTTCGCCGATTTTATCCAGCGTCGGGTAAGCGATTTGCCACAACTTCCCTGTTTCATTTTTATGTTCAACCTCGATGTCGGCGAAGCTGGTTTGGTGTTTGGTACAATAATTAACAATCCGCTCGCCGCGGTAAACTAGCCCATCATCCCACATTTTTTTGAACGTCTCGTACACCGTAGCGATGACTTTATCGTCCAACGTAAAGGTCAAATGCTGCCAAGAGGCGCTGACGCCTAGAGCGCGCAGCTGCAACTCCATGTTACCGCGTTTTTCTTCAACAAATTGCCAAACCTGGTCGTACAGTTGTTCACGTGAAAAGTCGAAGCGGCTTTTTCCCTGTTTTGCCAGTTCTTTTTCATAAACTACCCATGTCTCAAAGCCGGCATGATCTGCTCCAGGAATAAATACCGCGTCATCGCCCTTCATGCGGTGATAGCGGATCATAATATCTTTCAAATTCATGTCTAGAGCATGACCAATGTGCAAGTTGCCATTGGCATTGGGCGGCGGCATGACAATGGAATACGGTTTACCGGCGCCGGTCGGCTCTAATGCGCCGCTGGTTTCCCACATGGCGTAAATGTTTGGTTCGTAATCGTTTGGGGTGTATTGTTTGGCTAGTTGCATGAATAATTCCTACTTTTCACGTGAAAAGCGAGCATCGCTACCGTCAAGATTTTTCACGTGAAAACCCGACGGGCGATAGGGGAACGTTATCTCTCCACGCGGTTATATTACCAGGCTAATTATACCACAGAAAAAGGGGCGGCAAAATCGCGGATAATATCTGGCTGGGGCGTTTTAACGCAGTGTTTGATAGGCGCGGTACAGCCAGTAGCGGCTGCGCTGCAATGGTAAATCCCAAGCTCCGGCAAAAGTAACGTCGCGTCCGCCAAATGAGCGTTTGAACTTGGTGAAGCCAGTCCATGGATGGTTTTTGTCGGCACCGTCGGGGGCAATGCCGTAGAGGTCGGCTTTGGCTAATCCGCGCTGCTGAGCGTCAATGATTGCCTCGGCCAGCAGGGCAGTGCCGGCGTTGAGCTTGCGGTGAGCTGGGTCTGACGAGGCGCCAGCATGGGCGTAATATAGCGTGTCGCTGCTGTGATAAAACAGGGCGGCAGCGATGGGTTGATCATCAAGCGCGGCGTAGTACAGCGTGGCGGCGCCGAGTGGGAAGAGGGTGGCGGCTTGTTGGCGGAAATAACTATCAGGATGCGGCGTAATGCCGCGCTGCTGAGCGACCTGGTGGACAAATTTCAGTAAGATATCAATGTCATGCGGGTTGGTCGAGTGGTGGACAGAGACGCCTTTTTTATGATAATTGCGGTACACATTACGAACTGGCTGTGCCATATGGGCGATCAGCTGGTCTTGCGGCTGGGTCAGGTCGATGACGTGCGAGTGCTCGGGCTGGAGCTTTTGGTAGGTAACCTTTTTCCAGCCGTGAGCTTGGAGATAAGCAGCAAAGTCGAGGTTGGTTGGCTCAACGCGCAGGAAAGTGACGCGGTGTGTTTTACCAAGCTGAGCTAGGGAATCAAGGGCTGCTGCGAGCGAATGCTCGTCATTGGCAGTAGGACCGTACGGGCAATACAGGCGGGAATTGCCGGTGCTGCGCTCCAAAATAGCCAGATATTCCCAACTTGGGCCGCTATCGCGAAAGGTGGTGCGGCCGAGTGATTCTTGAAAGGCTTGCCAGGCGGTTGATTGTAAAAAATGTTGGTTCATGTTGTAATCCTCACAACGTTAGATTGCTGTCATTGATAAACTTGGCTGGACCTCCAGGTCGTACGGGTCGGCGGGCTGGTCGATGTGGGCGCGGAAATAACCGAGCGCGGCGATCATGGCGGCGTTGTCGGTGCAGAGTTGGATGGGCGCGTATTCAATGTCGATAGGCAAGGCCTCACGCAGTTGGCGGCGTAATTCTTGGTTGGCGGCGACGCCGCCGGCGATGACAACGGAGGCAGGCTGGAAATTGTCGTAAGCTTTCTTAGTCTTATCGACCAAGGTTTTAACGGCGGTGTACTGGAAACTGGCTGCCATATTATGTCTTAGTTCATCGTTTACTAGGGCAGGAAGCTCGTGCGACGGAAAGGTGAAGTCTTTGCCCACCTCGCGCTGAACGGTCCTCAGAACGGCTGTCTTGAGGCCAGAGAAGGAGAAATCGTACTCGCCATCAAGCTTGGCGATGGGCAGGTGAAAAGCGTGGGGATCGCCGAGCTCGGCTGCTTTGGCGATGGCAGGGCCGCCAGGGTAGGGCAGGCCAATGATTTTAGCGACCTTGTCGAACGCCTCGCCGACGGCGTCGTCCTGGGTTTGGCCGATTAGTTGGTAGTCGCCGTGATTTTGGAATAGGACCAGCTGTGAATGTCCGCCAGAGACGATGAGGGCGAGGAGGGGGAAGGCAGGTTGATAATGCGGTAAAGACAGCGCCAAATCGCTAGAATTAACAACGGCTTCCGCACGCCGAGAGGCGAGTTTGTCAAATTCTTTGGCGACTGCGGGACTCGCTTTGCTCAAACAGTCCTCGTCTCGCAAGGAATCTGACAAGCTCGCCTCTCGGGTTTGTGCAGATGTTGTTAATTCCAGCAATTTGGCATGTTTTGAGCCTCTCTTTTTCTGTTCGGTGATAAAATTAGCATACACATGCGCCTCGACATGATGTATTTTGTAGAGCGGCTTATTGTGAATGATGGCGAGGGTGCGGGCGGCGAGGGTGCCGATGAGCAGCGAGCCGATCAGGCCAGGCGCATAGGTGACGGCGACGGCGTCGATATCATCCCAGGTGCAATCAGCGTCAGACAGGGCTTTTTTGATGACCGGGTTGATAACTTCCAGGTGGCTGCGGGCGGCAATTTCCGGGATAACGCCGCCGTATTCAGCATGGATGTCAATTTGGGAATTGACCACATTAGACAGCAAGCGTTCGCCATCTTCAACGACCGCCGCTGCCGTTTCGTCGCAGCTAGACTCGATTCCCAAAATCCTCATTTGCTTTTATTATAGCAAATATAAGTGGTAAAATAGGGACATGAAAGCCACATTGGTGAAATTTGTGAGGAAGGTGCTGCCGGGCGGGATGCTGCGGCGGTTAGAAAATGGGTATCGGCGGTTGCGTGTCAAGCTGGTTAGCGCGCGGTATGGTAATCCGTCAAAGCACCTCAGGGTGATCGCGGTGACGGGGACAAATGGCAAGACGACAACGTCGTGCTATATCAATGAGATTTTGAAAGAAGCTCATTTCACGACCGCGATGTTTACCACAGCGGTGATCGAGGTGGCGGGTGAGCGAAAACTTAACGACCTCAATGCCACGGTGGCGAGTACGGCGCGGATGCAGCGGTTTTTCCGCGACGCCAAGCGGGCGAACGCTGACTACGTGGTGCTGGAGGTGACGAGTCATGCGCTGGATCAGCACAAGCTGGACGGCGTGCCGATCGAGGCGGCAGTGATGACGAATCTGACGCAGGATCACCTTGATTATCACAAGACAATGGAAGAGTACGCAGCGGCCAAGAGCAAGCTGTTTCAGCTGCGCCCGCGGTTTATCGTGCTCAACCGCGACGATGAGTGGTATGACTATTTCAATCAGTTTGTCGCCAGCGAGCAAAAGATGACGTATGGCCGAAGCGCCGAGGCTGAGGCAAAAATTACCCATGTCAAGCTGTACCGCAAGGGCACCGAGGCCGACGTAGTGCTGGATCATCAGACGCACTTGGAGTTGGCAACGAATTTGCCGGGCGAGTTCAACGTGATGAATATGACAGCCGCGACGACGCTAGCGTATCTCTTGGGTGTCAAGCTGGAGGATATCCAAGAGGGGGTGGCTAATGTCGAGGCTGTGCCGGGGCGGTTTGAGCGAGCGGTCGAGGGCCTGGGCTATGATGTGATCGTTGATTATGCTCATACGCCGGATGCGCTGGAAAAACTGTTGGCGGCGGCCCGCGGCATCACCAAGCAGCGGGTGATTTTGGTGTTCGGCGCGTGTGGCGATCGTGATCAGGGCAAGCGACCGATTATGGGCGAGATCGCGGCGCGTGGAGCGGATCGGATTTTCCTGACTGACGAGGAAAGCTATAACGAAGATCCGGAGCAGATCCGGCGAATGTTGATGGAGGGAATTGAGCGCGGTCGCGGCGACGCAAAAACGACGGAAATTGCCGACCGGCGCCAGGCGATTGAGCGGGCGCTCGGCTGCGCCAAGAAGGGCGATATGGTGCTGATCACCGGTATGGGCCACGAGCAGTATCGGATCGTCAATGGTCAACGGCTGCCGTGGAATGATGGCCAGGTGGTGCGCGAGATCGTTGGTCGGGAACGGGCGGCGTGAGGTATGCGACTACTATTGGTAACCAGAGGGATTCCCGGCTCTGGTAAGTCGACGTTTCTTGCGGAGCAGGGGCTTGATAATTATACGTTGTCGCCGGACGCGATACGATTGATGCTGGCGTCGCC
Coding sequences:
- a CDS encoding UDP-N-acetylmuramoyl-L-alanyl-D-glutamate--2,6-diaminopimelate ligase, with product MKATLVKFVRKVLPGGMLRRLENGYRRLRVKLVSARYGNPSKHLRVIAVTGTNGKTTTSCYINEILKEAHFTTAMFTTAVIEVAGERKLNDLNATVASTARMQRFFRDAKRANADYVVLEVTSHALDQHKLDGVPIEAAVMTNLTQDHLDYHKTMEEYAAAKSKLFQLRPRFIVLNRDDEWYDYFNQFVASEQKMTYGRSAEAEAKITHVKLYRKGTEADVVLDHQTHLELATNLPGEFNVMNMTAATTLAYLLGVKLEDIQEGVANVEAVPGRFERAVEGLGYDVIVDYAHTPDALEKLLAAARGITKQRVILVFGACGDRDQGKRPIMGEIAARGADRIFLTDEESYNEDPEQIRRMLMEGIERGRGDAKTTEIADRRQAIERALGCAKKGDMVLITGMGHEQYRIVNGQRLPWNDGQVVREIVGRERAA
- a CDS encoding ComF family protein; translated protein: MPIDTLLSYIAPHYCYGCGATGSLLCRSCLEAMKRHHCQVCVICGQPCAGGNVCRRHALPYEALDCVLWRRGAVARLIDDYKFHRVRAASRVLARILDELLPEYEVSTVVVPVPTASANIRKRGYDHMLLVARQFARRRGLRVERPLVRQTNVTQHYARSAAERRKQAQQFFRARGARADVPYLILDDIFTTGSTIAAAAQTLQVAGARDIRVGIIARHGNDKKAAAKTPPNPSRDDTNCRERSLGRGTAARRE
- a CDS encoding Hsp20/alpha crystallin family protein translates to MARKNDDLLIEDELTAAFLNDDLANDAPQPAAPAAAPATAAPTPEDDWEDEADDLMGQLAVDVFESETELIIKARTAGVDRNDLDVSISDGILTISGTLSSGDETDVKNWHIQECYWGEFSRTLALPVAVNEEGVKAELKDGVLTITFEKIKQERAKKIQVL
- a CDS encoding SGNH/GDSL hydrolase family protein; its protein translation is MKERLETLAKRGVATIAALASLALSASSHPNISPEQAKHTYVVGMGDSVASGAGLGNYDDTTKECRRSPEAYARQLEAFGIPPGNITLVACRGAGPEHISNQQFDDQPPQINALSPETDIVTLTLGTNMVDLNVVFDACLHGRCGTRSEMYIDVFRRLYSDEYRQSLEQAYRSILEHAPNAQLYINLYTTPIQPRDICPTIINNDTDHFVASFIETVNQAIRDVVASMHEPRITLVEPPKDVDACATFGLGVVTGGDDVGHPTAHVHHQIAKATAEAILHDNNAPPKART
- a CDS encoding 23S rRNA (pseudouridine(1915)-N(3))-methyltransferase RlmH, translated to MKITILTIGKRHEPWVEPGITRFLERLRAPFAAEMIIIPHSGQIGDRARQDESERLISRLRPHDFIILLDERGRNLSSPELSQLILDHTDQHIVIIIGGAYGVTETLHRRADIVWSLSRLVFPHQLVRLILAEQLYRAQEIARGSSYHHD
- a CDS encoding tRNA (adenosine(37)-N6)-threonylcarbamoyltransferase complex transferase subunit TsaD — encoded protein: MRILGIESSCDETAAAVVEDGERLLSNVVNSQIDIHAEYGGVIPEIAARSHLEVINPVIKKALSDADCTWDDIDAVAVTYAPGLIGSLLIGTLAARTLAIIHNKPLYKIHHVEAHVYANFITEQKKRGSKHAKLLELTTSAQTREASLSDSLRDEDCLSKASPAVAKEFDKLASRRAEAVVNSSDLALSLPHYQPAFPLLALIVSGGHSQLVLFQNHGDYQLIGQTQDDAVGEAFDKVAKIIGLPYPGGPAIAKAAELGDPHAFHLPIAKLDGEYDFSFSGLKTAVLRTVQREVGKDFTFPSHELPALVNDELRHNMAASFQYTAVKTLVDKTKKAYDNFQPASVVIAGGVAANQELRRQLREALPIDIEYAPIQLCTDNAAMIAALGYFRAHIDQPADPYDLEVQPSLSMTAI
- a CDS encoding peptidoglycan bridge formation glycyltransferase FemA/FemB family protein, whose translation is MNQHFLQSTAWQAFQESLGRTTFRDSGPSWEYLAILERSTGNSRLYCPYGPTANDEHSLAAALDSLAQLGKTHRVTFLRVEPTNLDFAAYLQAHGWKKVTYQKLQPEHSHVIDLTQPQDQLIAHMAQPVRNVYRNYHKKGVSVHHSTNPHDIDILLKFVHQVAQQRGITPHPDSYFRQQAATLFPLGAATLYYAALDDQPIAAALFYHSSDTLYYAHAGASSDPAHRKLNAGTALLAEAIIDAQQRGLAKADLYGIAPDGADKNHPWTGFTKFKRSFGGRDVTFAGAWDLPLQRSRYWLYRAYQTLR
- a CDS encoding valine--tRNA ligase — encoded protein: MQLAKQYTPNDYEPNIYAMWETSGALEPTGAGKPYSIVMPPPNANGNLHIGHALDMNLKDIMIRYHRMKGDDAVFIPGADHAGFETWVVYEKELAKQGKSRFDFSREQLYDQVWQFVEEKRGNMELQLRALGVSASWQHLTFTLDDKVIATVYETFKKMWDDGLVYRGERIVNYCTKHQTSFADIEVEHKNETGKLWQIAYPTLDKIGEIVVATTRPETMLGDVAVAVHPDDERYKHLIGTRILLPITDEEIPIIADEYVDMNYGTGAVKITPAHDPNDFEMAQRHNLPLKQIISQEGTMVNVPPQFLGLTPAEARTRVLAALESLELRRGETDIEHAVGHCYKCGSVIEPMVKEQWFIKMQPLAQPAIEALEREEITFYPAAKRKELIAYLKQLKDWNISRQIPWGIPIPAFVNESDPRDWIFNIRTDERKIVVNGTTYIREEDTFDTWFSSGQWPYIVTDYLNGGELAKYFPTSLMETGMDIMRAWVARMIMLSLYRTGKLPFKDVYLHGMVNDEHNQKMSKSKGNVINPMELVSEFGSDATRMGIIAGRAPAQHQAFNKGAVIAARNFCNKLWNIARFVEAQIGDEHQIVDLEPQTPADHWIIRQLNDAANNVAVRLEQYRFSEAADTVYHAIWDDLADWYIESSKTAINRPLLSWALATSLKIAHPFAPFVTETIWQTLNYTDGILMRDHWPTPEKFDPIAAEQFEQLKTLVAEGRWVIAELPGNKKYRLLYGNDGLIADNQDTIKHLMRLESIAHTDQPRGLRLAAANREAWLDIDEKTLYQHQTDLEVRLSEARRTLANLQARLDNPTYIEKAPAHLVEETRQQLAEQEKLIQRFISELDVISSR